In the bacterium genome, AGGATTTATGGAGTTTCTTATTGTCTGGTAGAGCCTGCGGTAGGCCTCGTAGTCGCGCCCGGCGAGAATGCCGCGCTGGTGGAGGTTTTCGGCGAAGATTTCGGCGTCCTCGTAGATCGTCCTGTCCTGTATCACCGTCTGGGGGCAGGCGTCGAGAAGCTGGTGGGTGCGGAACTTCAGGGTCAGGAAGTAGACCTGGGAGTGGAAGGCCCACTTCCCCATCTCCCTGTAGAAGTCTTCGAGGTAGGGATTCTCCTCGTTGCGCTCGTAAAAGGGGCGGATGTCGGGGTAGCGGTTGCAGAGAAATTTCACCAGACTCGACTTCCCGCTGCCCATCGTGCCCGCGACGGCAATATATTTGACCATTTATAGTTTTTCTCATTAAAAAAAGGCGCCGACGGCGCCTTTTCAGAAGGTATCTCACCGTAAGTGTTTCAGTCCCTTGCGGGCGGTCTCGATTCAAGGGCGCTCTTGATGCGCTTTTTGAGTTCGCCGAGGTTCGAGGATTTCACGACGTAGTAATCGGCGGCTATGGTCTTCACGTCCCCGCGAAAGGAGCCGTAGGCGGAGCAGAGTATCACCGGCAGGTCGTAGAACTCCCTGCGTATATCCTGTAGCACGTCCAGCCCGCTCACGTCCACCATCTTGATGTCCAGCACGACCACGTTGGGACTCGTCTCGCGAATCTTTTCGACGAGACCTTTCCCCGTGTCGAGAGCTATCACCTCGTACCCTTCGTCTTCAAGTTCGAGCTTGTAGAGGGTGCGGATGTGCTCTTCGTCGTCTACGATCATTACCCGAGGCATTCTCGCCTCCTTCGTCTTTTTTTCGCTCATTATCCCCATCGTTTCAGGAGGTAGGGCTTCGCCTCCTCGAAATCGAGGCACTCTTCCTCGATGTACTCTTCCGCCTGCCCCGTCAGAAGCCCCTCGGTGTTCTTGGCGAAGGAGAGTATCCGCCCCTGATAGAGCGGCACCAGCGATTCGGTGAGCTGGTCGGGCGGGGCTATCTTGTCGCGGTAGGCCACGGACATATCAAAGAGTATGTGCGCCCATAGGTTTATCGGGAGCTCGAAGTGCTGCTCTTCGAGGGCGATGACCTCTTCGAGCTTCGAGAAGGTCTCACCGGCCAGAATCTCGCTCCATATTTCCTTATGGCGCTCGTAGCCTTCGCGTAAAGCCCGGTAGAGCGCTCCCTTGTCTATTTCCACCTGCTCGGGATTTTCGGTTTCGCCGACGCCGAAGCCGAAAATGGCCGTCGGGCGGGAGTGGCGCACATCCTTCCAGAAGCCGGGGAGAACCGTCTGCAGGTGAAAAAGGGTGCCTACAACTTCCTTGAAGCCGGGGCCGAGGGCGTTTCTGGGATTCATCGGCCGGTGTATCTTGGGGCTCCCGAGGAAGGCTTGGGATATCGGCTTTCCGTAGTACATTGCGAGCGTAGTCATGTAGATGTCCACACCGAAGTGGGCCACGGAATCGGTCCAGCTCTCGTGGCCCAGAAAGAAGCGGGCCAGCTCGCCGGTAAAGCCGAATTCGCCGCCTATGGGCTGGCGGATGCGCCTGCCGTAAAGGCAGCGGCTCATCGGATAGACGATGTGGTTTGTCAGGGCGGCGTCATACTTGTGGCTGAGGTAAAGAGGCGATACGAAGGCGTAGTCGGAAAGGAGCGGTTCCGCGAGGTTCTTAACCCACTTGGGCGTCACCGATTTTGTGTCGGCGTCGAGGACGACTATCGCCTTTGCCTTGAGTTCTCCCGCGACCCTGTACAGGTTCTTTATGTTGTTTCCCTTGCCCGAAACCCCTTCCGGAGTGGAGGCGTAGATCCGGGGAACCTGGCAGGGAGCGTTGAAGAAGCTCTCCCTGGTGCCGTCCCTGCTGTTGTTGTCGCAGTTCACCACCGCGACGGAACGCCCCGGAAAATAGCGGGTGAGGCCGAGGGAGGCCTGCTCGGTGACGAAACCTATCGATTCGGCTTCGTTACGCGAGGGTATCCCTACAAGGATATCCGCTTCCCTTACCTTGTCGGGGTTTTCAAAAGCAAATTCGGCCATGCGTACTCCTTATGACCGTAATACTACCCTGCCTGGAGGTGATATGCCAAATTATCAAATTCAGTGGTCAGATCGACTTTCTTGAGTTGTATGTCGCGCGGTACGGTTATCTGCACCGGCGCGAAATTCAAAATGCCGCGCACTCCGGCGGCAATCGCGGCGTCGGCCGCCTCCTGGGCGCTCCCCGCCGGTGTGGTGATGATGGCGATGTCCACCGCAAGGCTGCGGATTTTTTCGGAAAGCTCCTCCATGGGGCTGACTTCTATGTCGCAGGGCAGCTTTTCCTTCACCTTCGCCGGGTCGCTGTCGAAGGCCGCCACGAACTCGTAGCCGTGGTCGGCGAAGTTGCGGTAGCAAAGGAGCGCCCTTCCGAGATTCCCGACGCCTATGAGGGCGAGGTTTCTCTTCTGGTTGAGGCCGAGCACCTTTCGTATGTCGAAGTGAAGCTCTTTTACGTAGTACCCCACCCCCCTCACTCCGAATTCGCCGAAGTAGGTGAGATCCTTTCGTATCTGCGCCGGATTTATGCCGCAGATAGCCGCCAGATCGGCGCTGGAAATAATTTCAGTCCCCTTCTTTTCCAGGTCCTTTAAGACCCTCATATATATCGAGAGCCTCTTGATAGTCGCTTCCGGTACTTTGTGCGCTTTGTTCATTTCTGTTGACCCCTGTCGGAATAAAACATATAAATTAGAATGATAACGGTACCTTACGGCACGGCATAAGGCGTATTAACAAATAGCGTTTTGATTGTATGATTGTGTCACAAAGTATTTTCCATGTCAAAAAAAACCAACCGGATTGCTGGGGTAAACACATTCTTCGCCGCTTGCAGGGAACATATCTTTGGTGCTAGAGTACCAGATTCCCAAATCGTGGTTATATTGAAGAAAATAAACGCGCCGAAAGGCGCGCATGAAGGAGAAAGAGTTATGAAAGACCAGATCCATCCCAAGTACGACAAGGTCAAGGTACACTGCAGCTGCGGCAACGAGTTTGAGACCCGCTCAACCGCCAAAGAGATAAAGACCGAAATCTGCGCGATGTGCCACCCCTTCTACACCGGCAAGTCCAAGATGCTCGACACCGAAGGCCGCGTCGACAGGTTCCTCAAGAAGTACGGGATGAAGAAGCCGGCGGAGTAACCCTTCTTGACCTCCCCTTCGGTGAGCCTCCTCGGACACACACCCGACCCCGAAAGGGCTGTCGCGGTGGCGGCGAGGCTTTGCTATTCGCCGAGGGATATAACCGAACTAAATAAATCGCTTTCCGGCGAGGAGGTTTTAACCCTCGTCGGGAAGCTGATGTCTATGGGCCACCTCTCCGCGCTGGAGCACGCCGTCTTCACCTTCGGGATAGACGGCATAAGCAGGGCCTGCTCCCACCAGCTCGTCCGCCACCGGCTCGCCTCCTATTCCCAGCAGAGCCAGCGCTACGTCGAGCTAAAAAAGGTGAAAGCGGTCATCCCTCCCTCGATAGCCTCCGATCCCGCCCTTTCAAGGGAATTTTCGGAGAAGCTGGAAGGCATCTGGGACTTTTACTCCTCGCTCATCGACAGGGGAGTTCCTGCGGAGGACGCCCGCTACATCCTCCCGAACAGTTGCGAGACGAAAATAGTCGTAACGATGAACGCCAGGGAGCTGAACCACTTTTTCGCGCTTCGCCTTTGCCGCCGCGCCCAGTGGGAGATACGCGAGATGGCGCTTCTGATGTACCGCGCCGCCTCTTTCGCGGCCCCCGCCCTCTTTTCCTCCTCCGGCCCCGGCTGCGTGAGGGGCGGCTGCACAGAGGGCGAATACTCCTGCGGAAAGATGGCCGAATTACGGGCAGAACTCAAAGCCGCGCTTTCAAGCCCCGCCTGAGCCTTAATCAGACTGTTACCCCTTTCGAGGAACCATAAAACTTGGAACTAAAAGACCGCCTTTCGCAGATAGACGCGCGTTACGAGGAGCTCAGCGCCCTCATCTCCGACCCTAAGATAATGTCGGACAGGGATGAGTACGCCCGCCTCACCCGCGAACATTCCGAGCTGCGCGAGATTGTCTTGTGCGCAAGGGAGTACAACGAGCTTCTCCGCAGAATCGAGGAATCCGAAGGACTTCTCGAAGACCCGGAGCTCGGCGAACTCGCCCGCGAGGACCTTGAGGATGCGAAAGGTTCCTTCCCCGCCGTCGAGGAACGCCTTAAGACCCTTCTTTTGCCTCCCGACCCGCTCGACCAGAAAAACGCGATTCTAGAAATCCGCGCCGGCACCGGCGGCGACGAGGCCGCCCTCTTCGCGGCGGAACTCTACCGCATGTACACCCGTTACGCGGAACTGAAGGGCTGGAAGATGGAGGAGCTCAGCTCCAGCATAATCGGGCTTGGCGGCATCAAGGAAATCATCGTCCTCATCAAGGGAAAGAACGTCTTCGGACGGCTCAAGTACGAATCGGGGGCGCACCGCGTCCAGCGCGTGCCGGTTACCGAATCGGGCGGCCGCATCCACACCAGCGCCGTCACCGTGGCGATAATGCCCGAGGCGGACGACATCGACATCCAGATTAACCCCGACGACCTGCGCGTGGACGTCTTTCGCGCCAGCGGGGCTGGCGGGCAGCACGTCAACAAAACCGAATCCGCCGTGCGCATAACCCACATCCCCACCGGCGTCGCCGTCTCATGCCAGGATGAAAAATCCCAGCACAAGAACCGCGCCAAGGCGATGAAGATACTGCAGGCGCGCCTCTTCGAGGCGATGCAGGAAAAGGCAAGGGCCGAACGCA is a window encoding:
- a CDS encoding deoxynucleoside kinase — its product is MVKYIAVAGTMGSGKSSLVKFLCNRYPDIRPFYERNEENPYLEDFYREMGKWAFHSQVYFLTLKFRTHQLLDACPQTVIQDRTIYEDAEIFAENLHQRGILAGRDYEAYRRLYQTIRNSINPPDLLIYMKTNLTTVKKRIKKRGRAFETAIDPDYLKGLNELYKKWIERYKKEGISPVVEVDAGSMDFLHNLVDRINLLETVEKHL
- a CDS encoding response regulator; this encodes MPRVMIVDDEEHIRTLYKLELEDEGYEVIALDTGKGLVEKIRETSPNVVVLDIKMVDVSGLDVLQDIRREFYDLPVILCSAYGSFRGDVKTIAADYYVVKSSNLGELKKRIKSALESRPPARD
- a CDS encoding glycosyl transferase, giving the protein MAEFAFENPDKVREADILVGIPSRNEAESIGFVTEQASLGLTRYFPGRSVAVVNCDNNSRDGTRESFFNAPCQVPRIYASTPEGVSGKGNNIKNLYRVAGELKAKAIVVLDADTKSVTPKWVKNLAEPLLSDYAFVSPLYLSHKYDAALTNHIVYPMSRCLYGRRIRQPIGGEFGFTGELARFFLGHESWTDSVAHFGVDIYMTTLAMYYGKPISQAFLGSPKIHRPMNPRNALGPGFKEVVGTLFHLQTVLPGFWKDVRHSRPTAIFGFGVGETENPEQVEIDKGALYRALREGYERHKEIWSEILAGETFSKLEEVIALEEQHFELPINLWAHILFDMSVAYRDKIAPPDQLTESLVPLYQGRILSFAKNTEGLLTGQAEEYIEEECLDFEEAKPYLLKRWG
- a CDS encoding redox-sensing transcriptional repressor Rex; the encoded protein is MNKAHKVPEATIKRLSIYMRVLKDLEKKGTEIISSADLAAICGINPAQIRKDLTYFGEFGVRGVGYYVKELHFDIRKVLGLNQKRNLALIGVGNLGRALLCYRNFADHGYEFVAAFDSDPAKVKEKLPCDIEVSPMEELSEKIRSLAVDIAIITTPAGSAQEAADAAIAAGVRGILNFAPVQITVPRDIQLKKVDLTTEFDNLAYHLQAG
- a CDS encoding 50S ribosomal protein L31, giving the protein MKDQIHPKYDKVKVHCSCGNEFETRSTAKEIKTEICAMCHPFYTGKSKMLDTEGRVDRFLKKYGMKKPAE
- a CDS encoding FAD-dependent thymidylate synthase is translated as MSLLGHTPDPERAVAVAARLCYSPRDITELNKSLSGEEVLTLVGKLMSMGHLSALEHAVFTFGIDGISRACSHQLVRHRLASYSQQSQRYVELKKVKAVIPPSIASDPALSREFSEKLEGIWDFYSSLIDRGVPAEDARYILPNSCETKIVVTMNARELNHFFALRLCRRAQWEIREMALLMYRAASFAAPALFSSSGPGCVRGGCTEGEYSCGKMAELRAELKAALSSPA
- the prfA gene encoding peptide chain release factor 1 — translated: MELKDRLSQIDARYEELSALISDPKIMSDRDEYARLTREHSELREIVLCAREYNELLRRIEESEGLLEDPELGELAREDLEDAKGSFPAVEERLKTLLLPPDPLDQKNAILEIRAGTGGDEAALFAAELYRMYTRYAELKGWKMEELSSSIIGLGGIKEIIVLIKGKNVFGRLKYESGAHRVQRVPVTESGGRIHTSAVTVAIMPEADDIDIQINPDDLRVDVFRASGAGGQHVNKTESAVRITHIPTGVAVSCQDEKSQHKNRAKAMKILQARLFEAMQEKARAERSQERKSLVGSGDRSERIRTYNYPQGRVTDHRINLTLYKLAEILEGNIDPLLDPLHAQAQADNLVYGDG